In a genomic window of Flavobacterium lipolyticum:
- a CDS encoding DUF4374 domain-containing protein — protein MFVNKFAKCFALAFLSCSIFSCSSDDSSKDETPTVNGTKYVASYWLADYTQYILDFNSTDQLMTGEISAKGVGIEQGGSCFPVNNTFFALSTEDEGSVSFRLNNSGKLGAGDKISFESSYAVGYTDDKKLINIGATWDGSSSDYELMIYNPATVSIDARKFNDFSVNPTNKKILYWPTGAAVSGDKLFVPVYTKDVSDGTNKVLSSDATMRVYKYPSLEYVSTIKDARTTAIGLYYTNTGIVQTESGDIYTFSSNARAGGYPVTGVSSGVLRVRKGDAKFDPGYFFDLQSSTLKGKVLAAYPLGGEKVFISYIPTEVDAANSVYSFLNTKTIFKSAILDLSAKTILAVTGLPDHGGDEFFGLGSMFVENGKAYKSFVTGDQARVYQIDIATGTAKAGALIKEGLYLPSIGKLTY, from the coding sequence ATGTTTGTAAACAAATTCGCAAAATGCTTTGCATTGGCTTTTCTGTCATGCTCTATCTTTTCATGCAGCAGTGATGATTCCTCTAAAGATGAAACACCAACTGTAAACGGAACTAAATATGTAGCATCTTACTGGCTGGCCGATTATACGCAGTATATATTAGATTTTAATTCTACTGATCAGTTAATGACTGGAGAAATTAGTGCAAAAGGAGTTGGAATTGAGCAGGGAGGAAGTTGTTTTCCTGTGAACAATACATTTTTTGCCTTAAGTACAGAAGACGAAGGGTCGGTATCGTTTCGTCTGAACAATTCCGGAAAGCTGGGAGCGGGAGATAAGATTTCTTTCGAGTCATCGTATGCTGTAGGTTATACAGATGATAAAAAGCTGATCAATATTGGTGCTACCTGGGACGGTAGTTCATCTGATTACGAATTGATGATTTACAACCCTGCTACTGTTTCTATCGATGCCCGTAAGTTCAACGATTTTAGTGTGAATCCAACCAATAAAAAAATATTATACTGGCCAACCGGAGCGGCAGTGTCAGGAGATAAACTTTTTGTTCCGGTGTATACCAAAGATGTAAGCGACGGAACCAATAAAGTATTATCATCTGATGCTACTATGAGAGTGTACAAATACCCTTCTTTAGAATATGTAAGCACCATAAAAGATGCCAGAACAACTGCAATTGGTCTTTATTATACCAATACTGGAATTGTTCAGACAGAATCAGGGGATATTTATACGTTCTCGTCTAATGCACGTGCAGGAGGTTATCCGGTTACGGGTGTTTCATCAGGAGTTTTACGTGTTAGAAAAGGCGATGCCAAGTTTGACCCGGGTTACTTTTTCGATCTTCAGTCAAGTACGTTAAAAGGGAAAGTTCTTGCCGCTTATCCTTTAGGAGGAGAGAAAGTTTTCATCTCCTATATCCCTACCGAAGTTGACGCTGCCAATTCTGTGTACAGCTTCCTTAACACAAAAACAATTTTCAAATCGGCAATATTGGATTTATCTGCCAAAACAATCTTAGCAGTTACGGGATTACCGGATCATGGCGGAGATGAATTCTTCGGATTGGGAAGTATGTTTGTAGAGAACGGAAAAGCATATAAAAGTTTTGTAACAGGCGATCAGGCTCGTGTGTACCAAATTGATATTGCAACCGGTACTGCAAAAGCGGGTGCACTTATTAAAGAAGGTCTTTATTTGCCTTCAATTGGTAAACTTACCTACTAA
- a CDS encoding PepSY-associated TM helix domain-containing protein, producing the protein MNIIKNRTGKPPNKGKSRFSKINAWLHLWLGLASGIIVFIMAITGCILVFEHEIKEFTSPWLNVEAQSPEHLLPPSQIYAAVQKVLPNKEIHGFWYNGLDKSVKVDIESDSLIYVNPYNGKITGMVDHEDFFHIIDEGHRNLWLERDIGAQITAWATFIFFFLLISGLLLWFPKKWNKTTINSSFKIKWEAKFKRLNYDLHNVMGFYVLILAVLISFTGLLMSFHWLRESTYWISGGWAEVKEQTVSVKKEPLSKAQLDKLTAVDFIWKKVRTEIAKENKEAVIIHFPDDPKEDFYACTDMYKGIWRDLYFDSKTLELLPKSEKYIGNERFSDWLMRSNYSLHIGAIGGLSTKIIYFIGSLICASLPITGFYIWWGRKKKQKSKA; encoded by the coding sequence ATGAATATTATTAAAAACCGCACGGGTAAACCACCCAATAAAGGAAAATCACGCTTTAGTAAAATCAATGCCTGGCTGCACTTATGGCTGGGACTCGCTTCCGGAATAATTGTATTTATCATGGCAATTACCGGCTGTATTTTGGTTTTTGAACACGAAATCAAAGAGTTTACCTCTCCCTGGCTCAATGTCGAGGCTCAAAGTCCTGAGCACTTATTACCCCCTTCTCAAATTTATGCAGCAGTTCAAAAAGTACTGCCCAACAAAGAAATTCATGGTTTCTGGTATAATGGTTTAGACAAATCAGTTAAAGTTGATATCGAATCGGATTCGTTGATTTATGTAAACCCCTATAACGGTAAAATTACCGGGATGGTCGATCATGAAGATTTCTTTCACATAATCGATGAAGGACATCGGAATCTTTGGCTGGAGCGGGATATTGGAGCGCAGATAACCGCCTGGGCAACCTTTATTTTCTTCTTTTTATTGATTAGCGGACTACTATTGTGGTTTCCGAAAAAGTGGAACAAAACAACCATTAACAGCAGTTTTAAAATAAAGTGGGAGGCTAAGTTCAAACGCCTCAATTATGATTTGCACAATGTAATGGGGTTTTATGTGCTCATTTTGGCAGTATTGATTTCTTTTACCGGATTGTTAATGAGTTTTCATTGGCTAAGAGAAAGTACCTACTGGATTAGTGGAGGATGGGCAGAGGTAAAAGAGCAGACCGTTTCGGTTAAAAAAGAGCCCTTGTCCAAAGCGCAATTAGACAAACTGACTGCTGTAGATTTTATTTGGAAAAAGGTTCGGACGGAAATTGCCAAAGAAAACAAAGAAGCGGTTATCATTCATTTTCCCGATGATCCGAAAGAAGATTTTTACGCCTGTACGGATATGTACAAAGGTATTTGGAGAGATCTGTATTTTGACTCCAAAACGCTTGAATTACTTCCAAAATCAGAAAAATATATTGGTAATGAGCGTTTTTCAGATTGGTTGATGCGATCCAATTACAGCCTTCATATTGGTGCAATAGGAGGATTGTCTACCAAAATAATTTATTTCATCGGCAGTTTAATCTGCGCCAGTTTGCCAATTACCGGATTTTATATCTGGTGGGGCAGAAAGAAAAAGCAAAAATCAAAAGCTTAG
- a CDS encoding outer membrane beta-barrel family protein: MKNIITSIVLAFSVYGYSQTEKGRDSIVETSINALDEIVITKKKVLYTQKSDRLVFNVENSIVSEGGTALDVLSRAPGVVVSQDGELSIRGQQGVGVMINGKLTQLSQKELANYLKSTTSSNIKQIEVITNPSSKYDATGKAGIINIILKKPNAGGLKGTVFTNYGRARKNRTNSGVNLSYNKEKFGVYGNYSYTFRGEEERKEFDQIQYTDNTRQTISTKNHQTSVTDEPLTSNNFKIGTTYEVSPKTNLEVYVDAKLGRYENIANGRNTVLNASNELQFDALTFNDSKEKWNDYTYGFSGVHKFNTEGKNMSFDFEYETSKFRSNQFQSAKNIDPAIAANINDRRGFIPSQLSVFTGKIDFVNPLKEKQSIEWGAKASVKNNDNPSVYEYYDNNQWIVDPNSTNHFEYKEQIYAAYANYKYQLENLNIQGGLRTEYTAIEILQKTLNETHKDDYLKWFPSVSLKYELNSNHSLHASYSKRINRPSQFDLNPFRFYDDSFNYSQGNPNLVPEITHSTEIGYAWKSAFMASLYFSKTKDVFTEVYDYNPANNTTVTSQINVSKSFNYGVNITNTAEICKWWSVNTLFNIFENKFMGNVVNMDKINPIVTLNLSVQNSFTITESLKAEANAQYQSKSNLGIYERDAFFDFSIGISKQVLAKKGSIKFNITDIFNTNNFHINSVIAQTSINKRYDLDNRIATIAFTYRI; the protein is encoded by the coding sequence ATGAAGAATATTATAACATCTATTGTACTTGCCTTTTCAGTCTACGGATATTCACAGACGGAAAAAGGAAGAGACAGCATTGTCGAAACCTCGATCAATGCATTAGATGAAATTGTAATCACAAAAAAGAAGGTTTTATATACTCAGAAATCAGATCGACTGGTTTTTAATGTAGAAAACAGCATTGTTTCTGAAGGCGGCACTGCTTTAGACGTTTTATCCCGTGCTCCGGGCGTTGTCGTTTCTCAGGACGGCGAATTATCGATTCGCGGACAACAAGGTGTCGGAGTGATGATTAATGGCAAGTTAACACAGCTTTCGCAAAAGGAACTTGCCAATTATTTAAAGTCAACTACCTCATCCAATATCAAACAAATTGAAGTGATTACGAATCCTTCTTCTAAATATGATGCGACTGGTAAAGCCGGAATTATTAATATTATTTTAAAGAAACCTAATGCGGGCGGACTTAAAGGAACAGTATTCACCAATTACGGAAGAGCCCGTAAGAACAGAACCAATTCAGGAGTTAATTTAAGCTACAACAAAGAAAAATTTGGCGTTTACGGAAATTACAGTTACACCTTTAGAGGTGAGGAAGAACGTAAAGAATTCGATCAGATTCAATATACTGATAATACACGTCAGACTATTTCAACAAAAAACCATCAGACCTCGGTTACAGACGAACCGCTGACTTCTAATAATTTTAAAATTGGAACTACCTACGAAGTTTCTCCTAAAACGAATTTAGAAGTGTATGTCGATGCCAAACTGGGGCGTTACGAGAACATTGCTAACGGAAGAAATACAGTGCTAAATGCTTCAAATGAGCTGCAATTTGATGCTTTAACCTTCAACGATAGTAAAGAAAAGTGGAATGATTATACCTATGGTTTTTCAGGAGTTCATAAATTTAATACCGAGGGCAAAAACATGTCTTTTGATTTCGAGTATGAAACGTCAAAGTTCAGATCGAATCAGTTTCAGAGTGCAAAAAATATAGATCCTGCTATTGCAGCTAACATTAATGATCGCAGGGGGTTCATTCCGTCGCAATTGAGTGTTTTTACAGGAAAAATTGATTTCGTCAATCCGTTAAAGGAAAAGCAGTCTATCGAATGGGGCGCTAAAGCCAGCGTTAAAAACAATGACAATCCATCAGTTTACGAGTATTACGACAATAATCAGTGGATCGTTGATCCTAACTCAACCAATCATTTTGAGTACAAAGAACAAATTTATGCTGCCTACGCCAATTACAAATACCAACTGGAAAATTTAAATATTCAGGGAGGATTAAGAACAGAATATACTGCGATTGAGATACTACAAAAAACCTTAAATGAAACCCACAAAGACGATTATTTAAAATGGTTTCCAAGTGTTTCTTTAAAATACGAGTTAAACAGCAATCATTCTCTACATGCGTCTTATAGTAAAAGAATCAACAGACCGAGTCAGTTTGATTTGAATCCGTTTCGTTTTTACGATGATTCTTTTAATTATTCACAGGGAAATCCGAATTTGGTTCCTGAGATTACACATTCGACAGAAATTGGATACGCCTGGAAAAGTGCTTTTATGGCTTCGTTGTATTTCAGTAAAACCAAAGATGTTTTTACAGAGGTTTACGATTACAATCCCGCCAACAACACTACTGTAACTTCCCAAATTAACGTGAGCAAATCCTTTAATTATGGTGTGAATATTACCAACACAGCCGAAATTTGCAAATGGTGGTCTGTTAATACACTATTCAACATTTTCGAGAATAAGTTTATGGGGAATGTGGTCAATATGGATAAAATTAATCCTATTGTTACTTTAAACTTAAGTGTTCAGAACTCTTTTACGATCACCGAAAGCCTGAAAGCTGAAGCTAACGCACAATATCAATCCAAATCGAATCTTGGTATTTATGAAAGAGATGCTTTTTTTGATTTTAGTATTGGAATCTCGAAACAGGTACTGGCTAAGAAAGGAAGTATCAAATTTAATATTACGGACATTTTTAATACCAATAATTTTCACATCAATTCAGTCATAGCTCAAACGAGCATCAATAAAAGATATGATCTGGACAACCGTATTGCTACTATAGCCTTTACGTACAGAATTTAA
- the gldA gene encoding gliding motility-associated ABC transporter ATP-binding subunit GldA yields MSIAVNNISKSYGTQKALNEISFSIEKGEIVGFLGPNGAGKSTLMKILTTYLLADNGSALVNGHDVMTDAKAVQRSIGYLPEHNPLYLDLYVREYLAFNADVYQVPKSRIEEVIQLTGLSGESHKKIGQLSKGYRQRVGLANALLHNPEVLILDEPTTGLDPNQLMEIRNVIKNVGKDKTVFLSTHIMQEVEAICDRVIIIDKGQIVADKKLDHLVSENAEQVIEVEFDYQVEEQLLAKLENITVYKNTHDMTWELTFVSEKDMRPAIFDFANENGLKTLQLNQKNKNLEAVFREITK; encoded by the coding sequence ATGTCGATAGCAGTAAACAACATATCAAAAAGTTACGGAACGCAAAAAGCGTTAAATGAAATTTCATTCTCTATTGAAAAAGGAGAAATCGTCGGATTTTTGGGGCCAAACGGAGCGGGAAAATCTACATTAATGAAAATTTTGACGACCTATTTACTGGCAGATAACGGCTCAGCCCTTGTAAACGGTCATGATGTCATGACGGACGCAAAGGCAGTTCAACGTTCTATTGGCTATTTACCGGAACATAATCCGTTGTATCTGGATTTGTATGTTCGTGAATATTTGGCTTTTAATGCCGATGTTTATCAGGTTCCAAAATCAAGAATTGAAGAAGTCATTCAACTGACAGGGCTGTCAGGTGAAAGTCATAAAAAAATAGGACAGCTGTCTAAAGGATACCGCCAGCGCGTGGGACTTGCCAATGCTTTATTGCACAATCCGGAGGTTTTAATTCTGGACGAACCTACTACCGGACTGGACCCTAACCAGTTAATGGAAATTCGAAATGTGATCAAAAATGTAGGGAAAGATAAAACCGTTTTTCTGTCTACTCATATCATGCAAGAAGTCGAAGCCATCTGCGATCGTGTCATTATTATTGACAAAGGACAAATTGTTGCCGACAAAAAATTAGACCATCTGGTATCTGAAAATGCGGAGCAAGTGATTGAGGTAGAATTTGATTATCAGGTAGAAGAACAGCTTCTGGCTAAACTTGAAAATATTACCGTCTACAAAAACACACACGATATGACCTGGGAACTAACTTTTGTTTCTGAAAAAGACATGCGTCCGGCTATTTTTGATTTTGCCAATGAAAATGGTTTAAAAACATTACAACTGAACCAGAAAAATAAAAATCTCGAAGCCGTTTTCAGAGAAATCACAAAGTAG
- a CDS encoding outer membrane beta-barrel protein: protein MKKMLVVLALAMVSFANAQKGTILVGGGIGYKSQTTTLGNNEVKTNEFDFSPKVGYQFHDNWTVGGEASFGSSRDERGVNEVKNNTTKLGAFLRYTMPLNQTFAFFAELGTGFQSAKQKTYTGPMTSTAKADGMYIGITPALFIDMKKGFGLNFNIGGLGYNTLNYDNNGPEVKNFDFNFGRTFNIGVSKNF from the coding sequence ATGAAAAAAATGTTGGTGGTTCTTGCATTAGCTATGGTTAGCTTTGCAAACGCACAAAAAGGAACAATCTTAGTTGGTGGTGGTATTGGTTACAAGTCTCAAACTACAACTTTAGGGAACAACGAGGTTAAAACGAATGAATTTGATTTTTCTCCAAAAGTTGGTTACCAATTTCACGACAACTGGACTGTAGGGGGTGAGGCTTCTTTTGGTTCAAGCAGAGACGAGCGTGGAGTAAACGAAGTGAAAAACAACACTACTAAATTAGGTGCATTTTTACGTTACACTATGCCATTGAACCAAACTTTCGCTTTCTTCGCTGAATTAGGAACAGGTTTTCAAAGTGCAAAACAAAAAACGTACACAGGACCAATGACTTCAACTGCTAAAGCAGACGGTATGTACATTGGTATTACACCAGCTCTTTTCATCGACATGAAAAAAGGTTTTGGTTTAAACTTTAACATTGGAGGTTTAGGGTACAACACTTTAAACTATGATAACAATGGACCAGAAGTTAAAAACTTCGATTTTAATTTTGGTAGAACATTTAACATTGGAGTTTCTAAAAACTTCTAA